The following proteins are co-located in the Fodinibius salicampi genome:
- a CDS encoding ArsI/CadI family heavy metal resistance metalloenzyme, with product MKRMHVMLKVNNLNESVEFYRTLFGVEPTKQKEDYAKWMLDDPRLNFSIAEREGAKGIEHLGIEAESKEELEELRTNIDRTHGLKREEGETTCCYANSDKSWVTDPQGVAWEAFHTFGESDVYANEEQAACC from the coding sequence ATGAAACGTATGCATGTAATGTTAAAAGTTAATAACCTGAACGAATCAGTTGAATTCTACAGGACGCTCTTTGGCGTTGAGCCCACGAAACAAAAGGAGGATTACGCCAAGTGGATGCTGGATGATCCACGGCTGAACTTCTCTATTGCAGAACGTGAAGGTGCCAAAGGAATCGAACACCTCGGCATTGAGGCAGAGTCAAAGGAGGAGCTTGAGGAACTTCGAACCAATATCGATCGCACACACGGCCTGAAGCGAGAAGAAGGGGAAACCACCTGTTGTTATGCCAATTCAGATAAAAGCTGGGTTACCGATCCCCAAGGTGTGGCTTGGGAAGCTTTCCACACGTTCGGGGAGAGCGATGTTTATGCCAACGAAGAGCAGGCGGCTTGCTGTTAA
- a CDS encoding M48 family metallopeptidase: MNIFAAIILVTLAIDFVLNLVADYYNLQSLDKGLPDEFSDVYDKETYEKSQSYTKERTKFGIFTSVFNLILLLVFWLAGGFNWLDEVVRSWELGVIWTGLVYIGILILAKSILSLPFSIYSTFVIEEKYGFNKTTPKTFVLDLLKGLALGIVLGGPLLAGILAFFTFIDQYAWLYAWGAVTAFTLFVQFVAPTWIMPIFNDFEPLEESDLRQKIRSYADKVNFAMEGVYVMDGSKRSSKSNAFFTGFGKNKRIALYDTLIENHTEDELVAVLAHEIGHYKKKHIIKNMGISILQTGIMFFLLSVFLNSQGLFDAFYMEQISVYAGLIFFGMLYAPIDMIVSVFMQVLSRKYEFEADEFASTTYQGEPMINALKKLSKDNLSNLTPHPFYVFLNYSHPPVLQRIKAIRAID; encoded by the coding sequence ATGAATATTTTTGCCGCTATAATATTAGTAACACTCGCCATCGATTTTGTACTGAACCTGGTGGCCGATTACTACAACCTCCAATCACTGGACAAAGGATTGCCCGATGAGTTCAGTGACGTTTATGATAAGGAGACGTACGAAAAGTCCCAGTCTTATACAAAGGAACGGACCAAATTTGGTATTTTTACTTCGGTTTTTAACCTGATTTTGCTGCTGGTGTTCTGGCTTGCCGGTGGTTTTAATTGGTTGGATGAGGTCGTTCGCAGCTGGGAACTCGGCGTTATCTGGACCGGTCTGGTGTATATCGGGATCCTAATCCTTGCCAAAAGTATTCTGTCACTGCCCTTTAGCATTTACTCCACCTTTGTGATCGAGGAAAAATACGGCTTCAATAAAACCACCCCCAAGACTTTTGTGCTGGATCTGTTGAAAGGCTTAGCACTGGGTATTGTACTTGGGGGACCGCTGCTAGCAGGTATTCTGGCATTTTTTACTTTCATTGATCAATATGCGTGGCTGTATGCGTGGGGTGCGGTGACGGCCTTTACGCTCTTTGTTCAGTTCGTAGCTCCCACTTGGATTATGCCGATCTTTAATGATTTTGAACCACTAGAAGAGAGTGACTTGCGCCAGAAAATCCGCAGTTATGCCGACAAAGTGAACTTTGCCATGGAGGGCGTATACGTAATGGATGGTTCAAAACGAAGCAGTAAGTCCAATGCCTTCTTTACAGGATTTGGTAAAAATAAACGAATAGCCCTCTACGATACGCTTATTGAAAATCATACGGAAGATGAACTGGTGGCGGTACTGGCTCATGAAATTGGGCATTATAAAAAGAAGCATATTATAAAAAATATGGGAATTAGCATCCTGCAGACGGGTATTATGTTCTTTCTGCTTTCGGTGTTCCTCAATTCCCAGGGATTGTTCGATGCCTTTTATATGGAGCAGATATCGGTGTATGCCGGACTTATATTTTTCGGAATGCTCTATGCCCCCATTGACATGATTGTATCGGTCTTTATGCAGGTACTTTCCCGCAAATATGAGTTCGAAGCTGATGAGTTTGCTTCAACAACCTACCAGGGAGAACCAATGATCAACGCCCTGAAAAAGCTTTCCAAAGATAATCTCTCCAACCTGACGCCGCATCCGTTCTATGTGTTTTTGAACTATTCACACCCCCCTGTACTGCAGCGGATTAAAGCAATTAGGGCCATAGATTAA
- the sigZ gene encoding RNA polymerase sigma factor SigZ — translation MSGKSVNVNTETLWQQFSDQVRGFIRSRVSSDQEAEDILQDIFIRIHKGIDNLRHEDRVQSWVFGIARRALVDHYRKKNRAREKPAGSDIQKEETEKPVLDLNEFEGEHGVHEEVLSWLIPMIDELPEKYGVPLKLADVDGKTQQEVADYLGLSLSGAKSRVQRARQKLGGVLAACCKVEFGEEGRAVAYHKIKDENGEEPCEDC, via the coding sequence ATGTCTGGAAAATCAGTAAACGTGAATACCGAAACCCTTTGGCAGCAATTCAGTGACCAAGTACGTGGATTTATCCGATCGAGAGTTTCCAGTGACCAAGAAGCCGAGGATATCCTTCAGGATATTTTTATCCGTATTCACAAGGGAATAGATAATCTGCGTCACGAAGATCGGGTGCAATCATGGGTATTTGGCATTGCCCGCCGGGCGTTGGTCGACCATTATCGCAAGAAAAACCGGGCAAGGGAAAAGCCAGCTGGCTCGGATATTCAAAAAGAGGAAACTGAAAAGCCAGTACTGGATCTCAACGAGTTTGAAGGAGAGCACGGTGTGCACGAAGAGGTGCTTTCCTGGCTGATTCCGATGATTGATGAACTGCCAGAGAAATACGGGGTACCACTTAAATTGGCAGATGTGGATGGAAAAACACAGCAGGAGGTAGCTGATTATTTAGGATTATCTCTATCCGGGGCAAAATCGCGCGTGCAGCGCGCACGGCAAAAACTGGGGGGAGTATTAGCTGCTTGCTGCAAAGTGGAGTTTGGTGAAGAGGGACGTGCCGTAGCCTATCACAAAATTAAAGATGAGAATGGAGAGGAGCCGTGCGAAGATTGTTAG
- a CDS encoding trans-sulfuration enzyme family protein: MHKDTQAIHAAMEVANQTPDIVPPVHRSTVYEIDKEGRSEGDWHYTRLENPNRVQWEHVLKVLEEGEAAAAFSSGVAAASAVLQALRPGDHILIPEDIYAGNRRLVKEVLQPWGLEADFINMTDLDNIDRHLKENTQLIWVETPSNPMMNIMDIEAISNLAHDNDAVVCVDNTWPTPVNQLPLNLGADLVVHSTTKYFGGHSDILGGAVVTKQENEFFEKLRVVQRIGGAVPSPDDCWLLARSTRTLPYRMRGHNENAMTLARYLQDHPKVEKVYYPGLSSHEGYEVAQRQMSGFGGMISFLIGGNRDQAVDIIGKAKLISRATSLGGVESTWEHRRSSEGPDSQTPENLIRISVGLEHPDDLLEDLEYALG, translated from the coding sequence ATGCATAAAGATACACAAGCTATCCACGCTGCTATGGAAGTGGCTAATCAGACACCGGATATCGTTCCGCCTGTCCACCGATCCACCGTTTACGAAATAGATAAAGAAGGTCGTTCAGAAGGTGATTGGCACTATACCCGCCTTGAGAATCCCAACCGGGTACAGTGGGAGCATGTGTTGAAGGTATTGGAAGAGGGAGAAGCCGCGGCAGCTTTTTCTTCCGGTGTGGCGGCGGCATCGGCTGTGTTGCAGGCACTCCGGCCGGGCGATCATATCCTGATTCCCGAAGATATCTATGCCGGTAATCGCAGGCTGGTGAAAGAAGTATTGCAACCTTGGGGCCTTGAGGCTGATTTTATTAATATGACGGATTTGGATAACATCGACCGGCATCTTAAAGAAAATACACAGCTTATCTGGGTCGAAACTCCTTCAAATCCCATGATGAACATCATGGATATTGAAGCGATAAGTAATTTGGCGCATGATAATGACGCCGTTGTTTGTGTAGATAATACTTGGCCAACCCCGGTGAATCAGCTTCCGTTGAACCTGGGAGCTGATTTGGTAGTGCATTCAACCACAAAGTATTTTGGGGGGCACAGTGATATCCTCGGAGGTGCAGTAGTAACGAAGCAGGAAAACGAATTCTTTGAAAAACTACGTGTTGTCCAGCGTATAGGTGGAGCAGTACCCTCCCCGGATGATTGCTGGCTCCTCGCCCGAAGTACGCGAACGTTGCCTTATCGGATGCGGGGACACAACGAAAATGCCATGACACTAGCCAGGTACTTACAAGACCATCCAAAGGTAGAAAAGGTATATTATCCTGGACTATCCTCTCATGAAGGATATGAAGTTGCTCAACGACAGATGAGTGGTTTTGGTGGAATGATTTCTTTTCTAATTGGTGGTAATCGGGATCAGGCCGTAGATATTATTGGCAAAGCTAAGCTTATAAGTCGTGCTACGAGTCTGGGCGGCGTCGAAAGCACCTGGGAGCACCGGCGCAGTAGCGAGGGGCCCGATTCACAGACGCCCGAAAACCTGATTCGCATTAGCGTTGGACTGGAACATCCTGATGATCTCCTGGAGGACCTGGAATACGCGCTGGGCTAA